One window of Medicago truncatula cultivar Jemalong A17 chromosome 2, MtrunA17r5.0-ANR, whole genome shotgun sequence genomic DNA carries:
- the LOC25488150 gene encoding uncharacterized protein yields MLAAHRYTPFLYLKALTFLPTPKPYPLFHRYQLPTFSLPFCTNTSDSTSFAVSYLINNFGFSPQFASKLCSTYKVCFKTNQKPDSVVNFFRNHGFSDTQLCHIIIKEPRLLSCKPCKTLLPKFQFCLSKGASTSDIIKIVCKSPHFLYSSLENQIVPTYELVYRFLQSDNDIIACSIQNPALLSHRLVPHNIQFLIDNGVTHSNIAKLLRYWSPTFQTHHMLKLVEELKVLGFNPSKVTFGVALRAKTSVSKTLWKEKVDAFKKWGWSDEDIMKAFKKRPDSMLTSIDKVNLVMGFWVNQLGWDAMAIAKTPLILSLSLEKTIIPRALVVQYLLSKGLRNKSASLTYPFVVTEKRFLDRFIKHFENEASNMLKLYEDKLNLAYTRDKTCMS; encoded by the coding sequence ATGTTGGCTGCACATCGTTATACACCTTTTCTCTATCTCAAGGCCCTAACTTTCTTACCAACCCCAAAACCTTACCCTCTTTTCCATCGATACCAATTACCAAcattttctcttcctttttgcACCAATACTTCAGATTCAACCTCTTTTGCAGTCTCATACCTCATCAACAATTTTGGCTTTTCCCCACAATTTGCTTCCAAACTTTGTTCCACTTACAAGGTTTGTTTCAAAACCAACCAAAAACCTGATTCAGTTGTCAACTTCTTTAGAAACCATGGTTTCTCAGACACTCAACTATGTCATATCATCATAAAGGAACCACGACTTCTTTCCTGCAAGCCCTGCAAAACGTTGTTGCCAAAGTTTCAATTTTGTCTCTCCAAAGGTGCTTCTACCTCTGACATTATTAAAATTGTCTGTAAGAGCCCCCATTTTTTGTATTCAAGCCTGGAGAATCAAATAGTCCCAACCTATGAATTGGTTTACAGATTCTTGCAATCTGATAACGACATTATTGCTTGTTCAATTCAAAATCCGGCTTTACTTAGTCACCGTCTTGTGCCACATAACATTCAATTTTTGATTGACAATGGAGTCACACACTCAAACATTGCAAAATTGCTTCGGTACTGGAGTCCGACGTTTCAGACACATCACATGCTGAAACTTGTGGAGGAATTAAAGGTTTTGGGGTTTAATCCTTCAAAAGTAACCTTTGGTGTAGCCTTGCGAGCCAAAACATCCGTAAGCAAAACTTTGTGGAAAGAGAAAGTTGATGCCTTTAAGAAGTGGGGTTGGTCTGATGAAGATATTATGAAAGCGTTTAAAAAGCGGCCTGATTCTATGTTAACATCTATTGATAAAGTTAATTTAGTGATGGGCTTTTGGGTCAATCAGTTGGGTTGGGATGCTATGGCCATTGCCAAAACACCATTAATTTTGTCGTTAAGTTTGGAAAAAACAATCATTCCGAGGGCCCTTGTTGTGCAATATCTTCTGAGTAAAGGTTTGAGAAATAAGAGTGCAAGCTTAACTTATCCATTTGTTGTTACTGAGAAGAGGTTTCTTGATAGGTTTATAAAACATTTTGAGAATGAGGCTTCTAATATGTTAAAGCTGTACGAGGACAAACTCAATCTTGCATACACTAGGGACAAAACTTGCATGTCATGA